The DNA sequence GTGTGCCGCGGGAGTACCAGCAAAAGGTGCTGCTCGTCGGCGTCACGGTCGCGCTCGTGCTGCGGACCACGTTCATCGTGGCCGGCGCCGCGCTCATCGCCACGTTCTCCTGGGTCTTCTACCTGTTCGGCGCGTTCCTGGTGTGGACGGCCATCGCGCAGCTGAGGCACGCGAACGACCACGACGAGGAGTTCCACGAGAACGGTGTGCTGCGGTTCGTGCGCCGGGTGCTGCCGACGTCGTCGGCCTATGCCGGCGACCGGCTCACCACCCGGTCCGACGGTCGGCTGCTCATCACGCCGATGCTCGTGGTCATGATCGCGATCGGTTCGGCTGACCTGCTGTTCGCCGTCGACTCCATTCCGGCGATCTTCGGCCTCACCGAGCAGACGTTCCTCGTGTTCGCCGCCAACGCGTTCTCGCTGCTGGGCCTGCGCCAACTCTTCTTCCTGGTCGACGGGCTGCTCGACCGCCTCGTCTACCTCGGCTACGGGCTCGCGGCGATCCTCGGGTTCATCGGCGTCAAGCTGCTGGTCCACGCGCTGCACACCAACGAGCTGCCGTTCGTCAACAGTGGCCGCCACGTCACCCTCGTCCCGGAGATCCCGACCGCGGCCTCGCTAGGCTTCATCGTCGTGGTCCTGGCGGTCACGACATTCGCCTCACTGCAGCGCGACCGGCGGGTGCGCGCGCTCGCCGCCGCCCACCCGCAGGCCGGCGCCCGTGCCGTCCCCCAGAGCAAGGAGCGTTGATGGTCCACGAGCTGCCGACCTGGTTCGAGGTCGCCGCGCTGACGGCGATGGGGGTGCTGCTCGTCGCCGACCTCCTCGTCGTCGCGCGCCGCCCGCACGTGCCCAGCATGCGCGAGAGCGCCCTGTGGGTCGCCTTCTACGTGGCGCTCGCCGTGGTGTTCGGCGGGGTGCTGTGGGCCGTGGGCGGGCAGGCGCCCGCCGGGGAGTTCGTCGCGGGCTGGCTCACCGAGTACTCCCTCAGCGTCG is a window from the Xylanimonas ulmi genome containing:
- a CDS encoding TerC family protein codes for the protein MTVPFWAWALTVAAIVAMLAVDYVGHVRTPHAPTLREAARWSAIYVGVAVAFGALVWLVWGAEYGGEYFAGYVTEKSLSVDNLFVFVLIMSSFRVPREYQQKVLLVGVTVALVLRTTFIVAGAALIATFSWVFYLFGAFLVWTAIAQLRHANDHDEEFHENGVLRFVRRVLPTSSAYAGDRLTTRSDGRLLITPMLVVMIAIGSADLLFAVDSIPAIFGLTEQTFLVFAANAFSLLGLRQLFFLVDGLLDRLVYLGYGLAAILGFIGVKLLVHALHTNELPFVNSGRHVTLVPEIPTAASLGFIVVVLAVTTFASLQRDRRVRALAAAHPQAGARAVPQSKER